One Methanolobus sp. WCC4 DNA segment encodes these proteins:
- a CDS encoding ferredoxin-thioredoxin reductase catalytic domain-containing protein yields MKFEDDLEAEFYERSKKNAETTGYKLNTDWDVITTAVKGICNNKKEYGEWYCFCQKRTGDKEQDKKIICPCAARTRDVEMRGSCKCGLYIK; encoded by the coding sequence ATGAAATTCGAAGATGATCTGGAAGCTGAATTCTACGAAAGGTCCAAGAAAAATGCAGAAACAACCGGTTACAAGCTTAACACTGACTGGGATGTTATCACAACTGCTGTAAAGGGTATTTGCAACAACAAGAAGGAGTATGGAGAATGGTACTGCTTCTGCCAGAAGAGAACAGGTGACAAGGAACAGGACAAGAAGATAATCTGCCCATGTGCTGCAAGGACAAGAGACGTTGAGATGCGTGGTTCATGCAAGTGCGGACTTTACATCAAATAA
- a CDS encoding CBS domain-containing protein has translation MNRDETTEKTDVRKEAEDSPRDRTRLSDACAEVVVSDVMSEETIIVRDNDPIEDIIELMTRTPYHSYPVLNSDNELVGIIGQDNILELLFFERSHRHHHTHLMAIKALSEDASTLMVHHPVTISPDATLCDAVDLIIKHHIDRLYVSRDKELVGVISRSDIIRKIHEMRRQ, from the coding sequence ATGAACAGAGATGAAACAACGGAAAAAACGGATGTCCGTAAAGAAGCAGAGGACAGTCCGAGGGACCGAACCAGATTATCTGATGCCTGCGCTGAAGTTGTGGTCAGCGACGTCATGTCCGAAGAGACCATAATCGTAAGAGACAATGATCCCATAGAGGATATCATAGAACTCATGACGAGGACACCCTACCACAGTTATCCCGTCCTGAATTCAGACAATGAACTGGTTGGCATAATAGGACAGGATAACATACTTGAACTGCTTTTCTTTGAAAGAAGCCATCGACACCATCACACACACCTGATGGCTATCAAGGCACTGAGCGAGGATGCATCCACACTCATGGTGCATCATCCTGTGACAATATCCCCTGATGCCACATTATGTGATGCAGTGGACCTGATTATAAAGCATCACATCGACCGGTTATATGTGAGCAGGGACAAAGAGTTGGTCGGCGTGATCTCCAGGTCGGATATAATCAGGAAGATACATGAGATGAGGAGACAATGA
- a CDS encoding cation:proton antiporter yields the protein MEALFQIMIILFLARIFSEVSERIGFPGMIGEIGAGMLFALALKPDDIEIFTFFAELGAIFLLFTAGYREVHAKDLKAASVSALIPTLSQMFFAFGFGFLLGRMFGFGFTESLFLAVAFSPTSISVVVKTLIDTDYLSSRPGVMMLTSAIFDDVIGIFLLSIVVSLATLNHLPSAYHLLGILGNIIAFIIIMGLLGWKVFPRLFEYIQKMHTRESIFSFVILIALLSAYLAELFGLHAVIGAFFGGVLLSDLPLAKIETVQKKVSGVAYGIFTPLFFAFIGLTVETEVLYTAGTFAALVIVLALSGKLIGGFVGTKLVGFSSNDSLIFGIGMMPRAGVELVVIAIGRELGIIGPEVFSAIVLMVVISIIVSPVLLEMAIRYKERDQELPEHPA from the coding sequence ATGGAAGCGCTTTTCCAGATCATGATCATTTTGTTCCTTGCAAGGATATTCAGTGAGGTAAGCGAGAGAATAGGGTTCCCCGGAATGATCGGGGAAATTGGGGCCGGGATGCTCTTTGCACTTGCACTGAAGCCCGATGACATAGAGATATTCACTTTTTTCGCAGAGCTGGGAGCAATATTCCTTCTGTTCACCGCAGGTTACAGGGAGGTTCATGCAAAGGACCTGAAAGCAGCATCTGTAAGTGCACTTATACCCACCTTGAGTCAGATGTTCTTTGCATTCGGTTTTGGGTTCCTGCTTGGAAGGATGTTCGGCTTCGGATTCACAGAGAGTCTGTTCCTTGCGGTGGCTTTCAGCCCCACAAGCATCAGCGTGGTTGTCAAGACATTGATAGACACCGATTATCTCTCAAGCAGACCAGGAGTCATGATGCTCACCTCAGCCATATTCGATGATGTTATCGGGATCTTCCTCCTGTCGATAGTGGTCTCCCTTGCAACGCTCAACCATCTCCCATCGGCATATCACTTGCTCGGAATACTGGGAAATATAATTGCATTCATTATCATAATGGGTCTCCTGGGATGGAAGGTATTCCCACGCCTCTTTGAATACATACAGAAGATGCACACCCGTGAATCGATATTCTCCTTTGTCATCCTCATAGCATTACTATCGGCATACCTTGCCGAACTTTTCGGACTACACGCTGTTATCGGTGCATTTTTCGGAGGTGTACTGCTCTCGGACCTGCCTCTGGCCAAAATAGAGACCGTGCAGAAAAAAGTAAGCGGTGTAGCCTACGGTATTTTCACACCGCTGTTCTTCGCATTCATCGGACTAACGGTAGAGACAGAGGTACTGTACACCGCCGGCACTTTTGCCGCCCTGGTGATCGTACTTGCCCTTTCAGGAAAACTTATAGGAGGATTTGTAGGCACAAAGCTTGTGGGTTTTAGTTCAAATGACAGCCTGATATTCGGCATAGGCATGATGCCACGCGCCGGTGTGGAGCTTGTGGTCATTGCCATTGGCAGGGAACTTGGCATAATAGGTCCTGAGGTATTCTCAGCCATCGTGCTGATGGTGGTTATCTCCATCATTGTCTCCCCTGTATTGCTCGAAATGGCAATCAGGTACAAGGAAAGGGATCAGGAACTACCTGAACATCCAGCATAG
- a CDS encoding PAS domain-containing protein, whose translation MGQDTGFDKTSNYDREEDRLNEEEMQETQKCDIDAMELQKRVELRTRALEELVHISEMIAFIRTPKEEKPVEFISRGIEAFGYKAEDFTSGKVTFRDLIHPDDADRVFLELAENALEGASEHRQKYRIRTKKEHVRLVEERTRIVRDDDGKVIYYQGVLEDITDR comes from the coding sequence ATGGGTCAGGACACAGGATTTGACAAGACCAGCAATTATGACAGGGAAGAAGATCGTCTGAATGAAGAGGAAATGCAGGAAACACAGAAATGTGACATTGACGCAATGGAACTGCAGAAGAGGGTGGAACTTCGTACCAGAGCACTTGAGGAACTGGTGCACATCAGCGAGATGATAGCATTCATCAGAACCCCGAAAGAAGAGAAGCCTGTCGAGTTCATATCGAGAGGTATAGAGGCTTTTGGCTACAAGGCTGAGGACTTCACATCCGGCAAGGTCACATTCAGGGACCTGATACATCCGGATGATGCAGACCGTGTATTCCTTGAACTTGCCGAGAATGCACTTGAAGGTGCGTCAGAGCACAGGCAGAAGTATCGGATAAGGACAAAGAAAGAACATGTCAGGTTAGTAGAGGAAAGGACCAGGATTGTAAGAGATGATGATGGGAAGGTCATATACTACCAGGGCGTCCTTGAAGATATAACTGACAGATAA
- a CDS encoding PfkB family carbohydrate kinase, protein MSRVFAISETFYDILFSKGKPVSACPGGSMLNSSISLGRAGIPVYFISEFGRDNIGNIIREFLTENCVSTEHLCLYDGNSPIALAFLDEKKDATYEFYEDPPQERLNIDIPEFRPDDIVMFSSILSVTKDARRGLDTIIRDARDAGSTIIYDPNFRESQLPLLEGIRPMIRKNISCSDIVRASDEDMRMIDGCRDAEGAYNFVLENGCEHFIYTASSEGVYLKTPSLSKCYRVPAIETVSTIGAGDNFDAGIAYMLYSMRIRSLEELSENEWDMVIASAIGFASHVCRSTDNYISNTFARGLKKAEIQY, encoded by the coding sequence ATGAGCCGTGTCTTTGCGATCAGTGAGACTTTCTACGATATACTGTTCAGCAAAGGCAAACCTGTTTCCGCCTGCCCGGGCGGTTCCATGCTCAACAGTTCCATATCACTTGGAAGAGCAGGAATACCTGTATATTTTATCAGTGAGTTCGGCCGTGACAACATAGGGAACATAATACGCGAATTCCTCACAGAGAACTGCGTATCCACAGAACATCTGTGCCTTTATGATGGGAATTCACCCATTGCGCTGGCATTCCTTGATGAGAAGAAGGATGCCACATATGAGTTCTACGAGGACCCACCACAGGAACGCCTTAACATCGATATCCCGGAATTCAGGCCTGATGACATTGTCATGTTCAGCTCGATCCTCTCTGTAACAAAAGATGCCAGAAGAGGGCTTGATACGATCATCAGGGACGCAAGGGATGCAGGCTCCACAATTATCTATGACCCGAACTTCCGTGAGTCGCAACTACCTTTGCTTGAAGGGATCAGACCGATGATCAGGAAGAACATATCCTGTTCAGACATCGTCCGTGCCTCCGATGAGGATATGAGAATGATAGACGGGTGCAGAGATGCTGAAGGGGCATACAATTTCGTTCTGGAGAACGGGTGTGAACACTTCATATACACCGCCAGTTCAGAAGGAGTGTATCTCAAAACACCTTCATTATCAAAATGCTACAGGGTTCCTGCAATTGAAACGGTAAGCACCATCGGTGCAGGAGATAATTTCGATGCAGGTATCGCGTACATGCTATATTCAATGAGAATCAGGTCGCTAGAGGAGCTTTCTGAGAATGAGTGGGATATGGTCATCGCATCAGCGATCGGCTTTGCATCACATGTCTGCAGGAGCACTGACAATTACATATCAAATACTTTTGCCAGAGGATTAAAAAAGGCAGAGATCCAATACTAA
- a CDS encoding cation-transporting P-type ATPase, with translation MGDTFLDIEDTFKELDSSATGLSEEEALSRLERYGKNELEEKERTTALKVFAGQFVNLIVWVLMAAAVISLMIDEVIDFWVIMFTIAVVIVLGFVQEYRAEKAMEALKSIVEPETTVMRNRKLRKIPTGDVVPGDILVLETGDKVPADAVLFETVALRIDESALTGESVPVGKNEKEGIFAGTQLVHGKCKAVVTDTGMDTKIGQIASLIQTKEEDTPLQVKITKLSLTLAFLAVLASAITFVIGISIGAPFADMLLISLALAVAAVPEGLPLTLTITLAYGMKKMAGHNAIIRKMLAVETLGSTTVICTDKTGTLTKNEMTVEKVFTGGNALDLTGAGYVPKGEFLKRGDHVNLSEEPTTIKLLKGIALCNNSAIEKKQEKWEVVGDPTEIALTVAAAKADLWKDDLEKDYEMVEEIVFTSERKIMTTIHNTADGMVSFTKGAPEFVLPECSSIEKNGELHPISEQDRERILEKNLEFASSAYRVLAVACKESPGKKIDGDFEKDMTFLGLVAMIDPPREEVKGAVEMCRKAGIQVIMITGDNQETAKAIGRSIGLFDDGKGCGVYEDEKLRRIAEDCAVTGDELEELDDEEFSIVVENIHVYARTMPEQKLRIVDALQRKGHIVAMTGDGVNDAPALKKADIGIAMGIKGTDVAKESSVMVLQDDNFATIVEAVRGGRTIYNNIEKFITYLISRNFTLIILIMAGISLLGFDLIPLLALQILFINMFNEIMPAISLGLDPATEDIMRRAPRDPDDNFLKKRNLFLVITLAFVMGIASFLVFALSEPAADTVMARTLTFATVVSMILFIPLAFRSLERSLISIGIFSNRLMIAGVTATFFATMSVMYIPGLNEAFGLLPLSPAQWIMPVAVAFTTFLFAELLKYTTANVRKADDSK, from the coding sequence GTGGGAGATACGTTCCTGGATATCGAAGATACATTCAAAGAACTGGATAGTTCTGCAACCGGACTGAGCGAAGAGGAAGCCCTCTCAAGACTTGAAAGATACGGAAAGAACGAGCTGGAAGAGAAAGAGAGGACCACGGCACTCAAAGTATTTGCCGGACAGTTCGTGAACCTGATAGTCTGGGTCCTGATGGCAGCTGCCGTTATATCCCTGATGATAGACGAGGTCATCGATTTCTGGGTGATAATGTTCACCATTGCTGTTGTTATCGTACTCGGTTTCGTACAGGAATACAGAGCAGAAAAGGCCATGGAAGCACTGAAAAGCATTGTGGAACCCGAAACAACTGTTATGAGGAACAGGAAACTCAGGAAGATACCCACAGGCGATGTGGTTCCCGGAGACATACTTGTCCTGGAAACCGGGGACAAGGTCCCTGCTGATGCAGTTCTTTTTGAGACGGTTGCTTTAAGGATCGATGAATCCGCCCTGACCGGTGAAAGCGTTCCCGTAGGAAAGAATGAGAAAGAGGGTATCTTTGCCGGAACGCAACTGGTACACGGAAAATGTAAGGCTGTGGTCACAGATACCGGCATGGATACAAAGATAGGGCAGATAGCCAGTCTCATACAGACAAAGGAAGAGGATACACCTCTACAGGTCAAGATCACAAAACTGTCCCTGACACTTGCATTTCTCGCGGTGCTCGCCTCTGCGATAACATTTGTGATCGGAATATCAATTGGAGCACCCTTTGCGGATATGCTGCTTATCTCCCTTGCACTGGCAGTTGCAGCCGTGCCCGAAGGACTGCCACTCACACTTACCATAACCCTCGCCTACGGCATGAAGAAGATGGCAGGACACAATGCCATCATCAGGAAGATGCTTGCTGTGGAGACCCTTGGGTCCACCACTGTGATATGTACCGATAAGACGGGCACCCTGACAAAGAACGAGATGACCGTTGAGAAGGTATTCACAGGCGGTAACGCCCTTGATCTCACCGGAGCAGGATATGTTCCAAAGGGAGAGTTCCTGAAAAGGGGCGACCATGTTAACCTTTCAGAAGAACCCACCACGATAAAGCTGCTGAAAGGCATCGCCCTCTGTAACAACTCTGCCATCGAGAAGAAACAGGAGAAATGGGAGGTCGTTGGAGACCCCACCGAGATAGCATTGACCGTTGCCGCTGCAAAGGCAGACCTCTGGAAGGATGATCTTGAGAAGGACTATGAGATGGTAGAAGAGATAGTCTTCACATCCGAAAGGAAGATCATGACCACTATCCACAACACAGCAGATGGAATGGTCTCATTCACCAAGGGAGCACCTGAGTTCGTCCTGCCAGAGTGCAGCAGCATCGAGAAGAACGGGGAACTTCATCCGATCTCAGAGCAGGACAGGGAAAGGATACTGGAAAAGAACCTGGAGTTCGCAAGTTCGGCCTATCGTGTGCTGGCAGTTGCATGCAAGGAAAGTCCCGGCAAGAAGATTGACGGTGACTTCGAAAAGGATATGACATTCCTGGGACTTGTCGCTATGATAGACCCTCCGCGTGAAGAGGTAAAGGGTGCCGTGGAGATGTGCAGAAAGGCAGGTATCCAGGTCATTATGATCACAGGGGACAATCAGGAAACTGCAAAGGCTATCGGAAGAAGCATAGGGCTCTTCGACGACGGGAAAGGATGCGGGGTCTATGAGGATGAGAAACTACGGCGTATTGCAGAAGACTGCGCGGTCACAGGTGATGAACTTGAAGAGCTTGACGATGAGGAGTTCTCTATTGTGGTCGAGAACATCCATGTCTATGCAAGGACCATGCCTGAACAGAAGCTCAGGATAGTCGATGCCCTGCAGAGGAAAGGACATATCGTTGCCATGACAGGTGATGGTGTGAACGATGCGCCTGCTCTCAAGAAAGCTGATATCGGCATCGCAATGGGGATCAAAGGGACGGATGTCGCCAAGGAGTCCAGTGTGATGGTCCTGCAGGATGACAACTTTGCCACCATCGTTGAGGCTGTCAGGGGTGGACGAACCATCTACAACAACATCGAGAAGTTCATAACCTACCTGATATCAAGGAACTTCACACTGATCATACTTATCATGGCAGGCATCAGTCTGCTTGGTTTCGACCTTATACCACTACTTGCACTACAGATCCTTTTCATCAACATGTTCAATGAGATCATGCCGGCAATTTCCCTCGGACTTGACCCGGCAACAGAGGACATAATGAGGAGGGCACCAAGGGACCCTGATGACAATTTCCTGAAAAAGAGGAACCTTTTCCTTGTGATCACACTGGCATTCGTCATGGGAATAGCATCCTTCCTTGTGTTCGCCCTGAGCGAACCTGCTGCCGATACCGTCATGGCGAGGACACTCACCTTTGCAACCGTGGTAAGTATGATACTGTTCATACCACTGGCATTCCGGTCCCTCGAACGTTCTCTTATAAGTATAGGGATATTCAGCAACAGACTGATGATAGCCGGTGTCACTGCCACGTTCTTCGCCACGATGTCGGTTATGTACATCCCGGGACTCAATGAGGCGTTCGGACTGCTGCCACTGTCCCCTGCGCAGTGGATCATGCCAGTTGCAGTTGCCTTTACAACATTCCTCTTTGCAGAACTATTGAAATATACAACAGCGAATGTGAGGAAAGCGGATGATAGCAAGTAG
- a CDS encoding metalloregulator ArsR/SmtB family transcription factor, translating into MTTQGSERKQEPYILSDATTIKVHSAMKENVDHLVSLFKVLSDPVRIQILKALQVSELCVCVLVEITDYKHSALSYHLKLLKDADLIDSRRDKNFQIYYLTEPGEKMLRTIESSFKKEN; encoded by the coding sequence ATGACTACGCAGGGATCAGAAAGAAAGCAGGAACCATATATCCTTTCAGATGCTACGACCATTAAGGTACATTCTGCAATGAAAGAGAATGTCGACCACCTGGTATCTCTTTTCAAGGTGCTTTCCGATCCGGTCAGGATACAGATACTTAAAGCCCTTCAGGTCAGCGAACTATGTGTCTGTGTGCTGGTAGAGATCACCGACTACAAGCATTCCGCGCTTTCATATCATCTGAAGCTTCTCAAGGATGCCGACCTGATCGATTCCCGGCGTGACAAGAACTTCCAGATATATTATCTTACAGAACCAGGGGAAAAGATGTTGAGGACGATCGAGTCCTCGTTCAAGAAAGAGAACTGA
- the nikR gene encoding nickel-responsive transcriptional regulator NikR, translating to MEQELMRIGVSLPENLLTKFDSIIEQRGYSSRSEGIRDSIRNYITHYEWMSDVKGRRVGTITLIYDHTKRGLSSSLTEIQHDYSHIIKSSVHIHLDHDNCLEVIILDGEGEEVKAVAERTMALKGVNYVKLNTALPTEKI from the coding sequence ATGGAACAGGAACTTATGCGTATTGGGGTGTCTCTTCCCGAAAATCTTCTTACTAAATTTGATTCGATCATCGAACAGCGTGGATATTCTTCCCGTTCAGAGGGGATAAGGGATTCCATCAGGAACTATATTACCCACTATGAATGGATGAGTGATGTAAAAGGCAGACGTGTCGGTACTATCACATTGATCTATGATCACACCAAGCGCGGCCTGTCAAGCTCTCTCACTGAAATACAGCATGATTACTCCCATATTATTAAGTCTTCCGTCCACATCCATCTCGACCATGACAACTGCCTTGAGGTCATTATCCTCGATGGTGAGGGTGAAGAGGTAAAAGCAGTCGCTGAAAGGACAATGGCACTTAAAGGTGTCAATTATGTCAAGCTCAACACTGCTCTCCCCACAGAGAAGATATAA
- the purC gene encoding phosphoribosylaminoimidazolesuccinocarboxamide synthase, translating into MKKEELYSGKAKTIYKTDDPTKLISEFRDSLTAFDGKKKSEAKNKGYFNAQISKKIFEMLEEQGIPTHYIEMVSDTEMLVKAVEIILIEVIPRNIAAGSITRKYPIEEGTVFEKPVIVMDFKSDEYGDPMMNEDIAVAMGIATYEEIAQIREMALKINEILKVYLEDKGFLLPDFKLEFGRVDGKIVVADEISCDTCRFWDKSTGESMDKDIFRFDKGDLSKTYEEVAKRIVPEIFE; encoded by the coding sequence ATGAAAAAAGAAGAACTATATTCAGGAAAGGCAAAGACGATCTACAAGACAGATGACCCGACAAAGCTCATCTCCGAGTTCAGGGACAGCCTCACAGCATTCGACGGAAAGAAGAAGAGCGAAGCGAAGAACAAGGGTTATTTCAATGCCCAGATCTCAAAGAAGATATTCGAGATGCTTGAAGAACAGGGCATTCCTACCCACTACATCGAAATGGTGTCAGACACAGAGATGCTCGTAAAGGCTGTTGAGATCATACTCATCGAAGTTATCCCACGTAACATCGCAGCAGGTTCCATCACACGCAAGTACCCGATAGAGGAAGGCACCGTGTTCGAGAAACCTGTGATCGTTATGGACTTCAAGAGCGATGAATACGGAGACCCTATGATGAACGAGGACATCGCTGTTGCCATGGGAATTGCCACATATGAAGAGATCGCACAGATCCGTGAGATGGCACTGAAGATAAACGAGATACTCAAAGTATACCTTGAAGACAAAGGCTTCCTTTTGCCAGACTTCAAACTTGAGTTCGGCAGGGTCGACGGCAAGATAGTTGTCGCCGATGAGATATCATGCGACACATGCAGATTCTGGGACAAGAGTACCGGCGAGTCCATGGACAAGGATATTTTCCGTTTTGACAAAGGTGACCTTTCAAAGACATACGAAGAAGTTGCAAAGCGTATAGTTCCTGAGATATTCGAATAA
- a CDS encoding NAD(P)/FAD-dependent oxidoreductase, whose translation MEDYDVIVVGAGISGLLSALTLSKHGNKVLVLEKNTIVGGNCNSYMVDGFQVDTGAHAITHLEVGPLRRLMDNYFDYVPVFEDYGHYFIRTEDHFMKVPSNIKEFVTFDILPRKDRMVITQAITKAMTLSTFGTDLSGQSVYEFMPGNLSQDTYDFMDTICYFLSGKDMKQTSAQRILSGSSFVRDSVPEEQLETIMKSNEKIGMEPIAVPKSILPPNLHASLETRLSKVSNPFTSLGRLATNKVTYSQGYPRKGLKSVLNAVLFSLPKTVEIRTGCEVKKILTSNGKVTGVEADEVYNAEKVIFTGFVTDLPSMIESLPNSYVQELKGVVHTKSLTVWTGLDTIMDEFNYMGSEIWFKDSPYWAMPISNYDASLAPKGKQLVGFTFIIDDEKKHESQIKDAYETIYKAVPGIEDHIEMAHDQITIPEKAAVTIDGYFADVRTPVSGLYVAGTDTDKRSMGITRAAYSVIELLKKMNEDGCLHK comes from the coding sequence ATGGAAGATTACGATGTGATAGTTGTGGGTGCAGGTATAAGCGGACTTCTATCCGCACTCACGCTTTCCAAACATGGGAATAAAGTACTTGTTCTCGAAAAGAACACGATCGTTGGAGGCAACTGCAACAGCTACATGGTTGATGGTTTCCAGGTAGACACAGGTGCCCATGCGATCACACACCTGGAAGTAGGGCCTCTTAGAAGGCTCATGGACAACTATTTTGATTACGTTCCGGTCTTTGAGGATTACGGACACTATTTTATCAGGACAGAGGACCATTTTATGAAGGTCCCTTCCAACATCAAGGAATTCGTTACCTTTGACATCCTTCCGCGTAAGGACAGGATGGTCATAACACAGGCCATCACAAAGGCAATGACACTTTCAACGTTCGGCACGGACCTTTCAGGACAATCCGTATATGAGTTCATGCCCGGTAACCTTTCACAGGATACCTATGACTTCATGGATACGATCTGTTACTTCCTTTCGGGCAAGGACATGAAGCAGACCTCTGCACAGAGGATCCTTTCAGGGAGCAGTTTCGTTCGTGACAGTGTTCCGGAAGAACAGCTTGAGACCATCATGAAGTCCAATGAGAAGATAGGTATGGAGCCTATCGCAGTTCCTAAATCCATATTACCCCCTAACCTCCATGCATCACTGGAGACAAGGCTCAGCAAGGTATCCAATCCATTCACGTCTCTGGGAAGGCTGGCAACCAACAAGGTCACCTATTCACAGGGCTACCCGAGGAAAGGACTGAAATCAGTCCTTAACGCCGTCCTGTTCTCACTACCTAAGACCGTTGAGATCAGAACCGGCTGTGAAGTGAAGAAGATACTAACCAGCAATGGAAAGGTCACGGGCGTGGAAGCTGATGAGGTTTACAATGCTGAAAAGGTCATATTCACCGGATTTGTGACCGACCTGCCTTCCATGATAGAGAGCCTGCCGAACTCATACGTTCAGGAACTAAAAGGGGTCGTGCACACAAAGAGCCTGACCGTATGGACAGGCCTGGACACCATAATGGACGAGTTCAACTACATGGGCTCAGAGATATGGTTCAAGGACTCACCTTACTGGGCCATGCCCATTAGCAACTATGATGCCTCACTGGCACCTAAAGGAAAACAACTGGTCGGTTTCACATTCATAATCGATGATGAGAAGAAACACGAGTCGCAGATAAAGGATGCATATGAGACCATTTACAAAGCGGTCCCGGGAATAGAGGACCACATAGAGATGGCACATGACCAGATCACTATCCCTGAAAAAGCGGCAGTGACCATTGATGGTTATTTTGCTGATGTGAGAACACCTGTCAGTGGACTCTATGTTGCCGGAACGGATACGGATAAGAGAAGCATGGGCATAACCCGCGCTGCATATTCGGTAATCGAATTGCTAAAAAAGATGAATGAGGACGGTTGTCTTCACAAGTGA
- a CDS encoding TIGR00153 family protein, producing MIRKDYIRSVLDIFASSPFKPLVLHANKGGDCVRKLNESLIAFCNGNMDIVEELSQQIDVIEHEADILKQTIRSELSSSIMLPVHANDLLNFLKPQDSISDDAQEVAFWLTVRKFEAPDNVRDGFRELMAKTLATVEQYEELVSTISELLETSFSKRDVEETLELVVKVEEMEHQVDVIEKELVKLIFINEENIGPTGVYHLFRLVRGIGDIADKAEHSADRLRTMILRR from the coding sequence ATGATAAGAAAAGACTATATCCGTTCTGTACTGGACATATTTGCAAGTTCACCTTTCAAGCCGCTTGTACTGCATGCAAATAAAGGTGGGGATTGTGTAAGGAAACTCAATGAATCCCTCATTGCTTTCTGTAATGGAAATATGGATATTGTAGAGGAATTGAGCCAGCAGATCGATGTGATCGAGCATGAGGCCGATATTCTGAAACAGACCATCCGTTCAGAGCTTTCCTCGTCCATCATGCTTCCGGTACATGCCAATGATCTGCTAAATTTCCTCAAACCTCAGGATTCAATATCTGATGATGCCCAGGAGGTGGCATTCTGGCTTACTGTGAGGAAGTTCGAAGCACCTGATAATGTACGTGACGGCTTCAGAGAACTTATGGCAAAGACCCTTGCTACTGTGGAACAGTATGAGGAACTCGTATCAACGATAAGTGAACTGCTGGAGACCTCATTTAGTAAAAGGGATGTTGAGGAGACTCTTGAACTTGTGGTAAAGGTCGAGGAGATGGAGCATCAGGTGGATGTCATTGAAAAGGAGCTTGTAAAACTTATCTTCATAAACGAGGAGAATATAGGCCCTACCGGTGTGTATCATCTTTTCCGTCTTGTAAGGGGTATCGGTGATATCGCAGACAAGGCAGAACACTCTGCGGACCGGTTAAGGACAATGATCTTGAGAAGGTGA